In a single window of the Oscarella lobularis chromosome 4, ooOscLobu1.1, whole genome shotgun sequence genome:
- the LOC136186291 gene encoding NUAK family SNF1-like kinase 1 produces the protein MSSTFDTAPKSRQQHMGAYRVIKTLGSGTYGKVKLAENTTTGQLVALKIIEKSSIKNAREMVRVRREVTIQYALKHPHITQIYDVMEDSQRIVLVMEYVSGGELFDYIATKKVLTEAEARHVFRQVVSAVHYCHKNGVTHRDLKLENILLDENRNVKLIDFGLSNMFTPDGCLSTFCGSPLYAAPEMIRGVKYVGPEVDCWSLGVLLYTLVCGSMPFDDRDPKNLVRCVSTGTFHIPRRMPSDVRRLVKQMLCPSPAHRADIDAVNEHPWVNDGYRLTPSDESKEKLVALTRAKQTRSCSQSHAKDFSLELQTEAPQQSHRRATHHVHPALRNVAARRVGRVELPPVTVTVTAASPVHNRVAELQQREKSVSTSSSTSSTGSSSCASWSNSSLFQRDHRKLQGTLSNDSGYMDRVSLSSADDCPSPSRRPRGTVSVKTPAPVVEEPAVVATTDSSSKLRKMRRKLTDRVVLSTRKLLGQINKGIRGGHSSSDCSEK, from the exons ATGTCTTCGACATTCGACACTGCACCGAAATCCCGACAGCAACACATGGGAGCGTATCGTGTCATCAAAACGCTCGGATCAGGAACGTatggaaaagtgaaactCGCCGAGAATACGACAACTGGACAACTG GTTGCGCTGAAAATTATCGAGAAGTCGAGCATCAAGAACGCTCGCGAGATGgttcgcgttcgtcgcgaagTGACGATCCAGTACGCCCTCAAACACCCCCACATCACGCAGATTTATGACG TGATGGAGGACAGCCAGAGAATCGTTCTCGTAATGGAATATGTCAGCGGGGGCGAGCTCTTCGATTACatagcgacgaagaaagttTTGACTGAGGCGGAAGCGCGTCACGTGTTCCGACAAGTCGTCTCAGCGGTGCACTACTGCCACAag AATGGTGTCACGCATCGTGATTTGAAGTTGGAAAACATTCTGCTGGACGAAAATAGGAACGTCAAG ctaATCGACTTCGGTCTGTCGAATATGTTCACTCCCGACGGTTGTCTGTCGACCTTCTGTGGCAGTCCGCTCTACGCTGCACCCGAAATGATTCGCGGCGTCAAATACGTCGGCCCCGAAGTCGATTGCTGGAGTCTCGGCGTTCTCCTCTACACGCTCGTCTGCGGCAGCATGCcgttcgacgatcgcgatccgAAGAACCTCGTTCGCTGCGTTTCGACGGGAACCTTCCACATTCCTCGCCGGATGCCAAGCG ATGTACGCCGATTGGTCAAGCAGATGCTTTGCCCGTCGCCCGCACATCGGGCCGACATCGATGCCGTCAACGAGCATCCGTGGGTCAATGACGGATATCGTCTTACCCcgagcgacgaatcgaaagaGAAGTTGGTCGCACTTACGCGCGCCAAGCAGACTCGCAGCTGCAGCCAATCACACGCCAAGGATTTCTCGCTCGAACTGCAGACGGAAGCGCCGCAGCAGTCGCACCGACGCGCAACCCATCACGTTCATCCCGCTCTTCgcaacgtcgccgcgcgacgCGTCGGACGAGTCGAACTGCCTCCCGTCACCGTCACAGTAACGGCGGCGAGTCCCGTTCAcaatcgcgtcgccgaattgCAGCAGCGCGAGAAAAGCGTCTCGACGAGCAGCAGCACGAGCAGCACGGGATCGTCGAGCTGCGCCTCGTGGAGCAACAGCAGCCTCTTTCAACGCGATCATCGCAAGTTGCAGGGAACGCTTAGTAACGATAGCGGATACATGGATCGCGTTTCGTTGAGCAGCGCTGACGATTGCCCAAGTCCGTCGCGTCGACCGCGCGGAACTGTTTCAGTCAAAACGCCGGCTCCCGTTGTCGAAGAGCCTGCCGTTGTCGCGACCACTGATTCGTCGTCCAAGTTGCGtaaaatgagaagaaagtTGACTGATCGAGTCGTTTTGTCGACGAGGAAGCTTCTCGGACAGATAAATAAGGGAATTCGAGGAGGACACTCTAGTTCCGATTGTAGTGAGAAATAG
- the LOC136186288 gene encoding guanine nucleotide-binding protein-like 3 homolog isoform X1 — protein MTHELASALNARKFRLTLDISRLESVNVICIDVIGLYGHLAKIKHEKKSHRIPCRKKYKIEKKIREHHRKEKKAAKKRSHPRRTKDPGIPNQFPFKEELLKEAEERKRRKIEEANAKRKQKRIGIKSLARVQEDASRRNETFEKMKADEGVSSGGGSYSDASKKAYYKEFRKVVNAADVVLEVLDARDPMGCRCPQVEEAVVACGNQKRLVLVLNKIDLVPTKNVELWLKHLRNEFPTVAFKASTQTQKQHLSQSKVATSLAPTSLLSSKQCLGADTLMKLLANYCRSAGIRTSIRVGVVGFPNVGKSSLINSLKRTKVCGVGATPGVTKTMQEIQLDKHVRLIDSPGIVLASRFDQATAVLRNCIKIETVPDPIAPVEAILRRCPKDQMMTRYGIPTFVDVHDFVSHLARRMGKLKKGGVPDVDAAARAVLKDWNTGQIKFYTHPPEARSLPTHLSAEVVTQWSKEFDWKSLEAEEKENVLGEVDGTSEGMVLEASQPVDAMSTEKADSTPTVDDLENEDSIVPELMDEEEAMTVKAQLRETRKSKAKQQTLSKRDRRRDDALSKLNPQTNKIIKKSVKEKKRSKRKFEKVVDKLGESTEALSLSAKKSEAYSFEEHFKF, from the exons ATGACGCACGAACTTGCATCAGCCCTCAACGCGAGAAAATTTCGTCTCACACTAGATATTTCGAGATTGGAG TCGGTGAACGTGAtctgcattgacgtcataggCTTATACGGGCACCTCGCGAAGATCAAGCATG aaaagaagagtcaTCGTATTCCTTGTCGAAAGAAATACAAaatcgagaaaaaa ATTCGAGAGCATCAtcggaaagagaaaaaggccGCAAAAAAGAGATCCCATCCAA GACGTACAAAGGATCCTGGTATCCCAAATCAATTTCCTTTCAAAGAGGAATTGCTTAAAGAGGCGgaagagcgaaaacgacgcaaa ATTGAAGAGGCGAAcgcaaaacgaaaacaaaagCGAATCGGAATCAAATCATTGGCAAGGGTGCAAGAAGATGCGAGTCGACGCAATGAAACGTTTGAGAAAATG AAAGCAGACGAAGGCGTGTCATCCGGTGGTGGCTCATATTCAG ACGCCTCGAAAAAGGCATATTACAAAGAATTCAGAAAG GTGGTCAATGCGGCCGACGTTGTCTTGGAAGTCCTGGATGCGCGAGATCCCATGGGCTGTCGATGCCCCCAG GTGGAAGAAGCCGTTGTTGCTTGCGGAAACCAAAAGCGGTTGGTCTTGGTTTTGAATAAAATAG ATCTCGTGCCCACGAAGAATGTGGAACTGTGGCTCAAGCACCTGAGGAATGAATTTCCAACCGTGGCATTCAAAGCATCGACGCAAACGCAGAAACAGCACCTG tcCCAAAGCAAAGTAGCTACATCATTGGCCCCCACGTCGCTTCTAAGCAGCAAACAATGCCTCGGAGCGGACACCCTCATGAAACTGTTGGCTAATTATTGCCGAAGCGCGGGAATTCGGACGTCAATCCGAGTTGGCGTCGTAG GTTTTCCCAATGTGGGCAAGAGCAG TCTCATAAACAGtttgaagagaacgaaggtATGCGGCGTGGGAGCGACACCAGGAGTGACTAA gaCCATGCAGGAGATCCAGCTGGACAAACACGTTCGTCTAATCGATAGTCCGGGAATCGTTCTAGCATCGCGTTTCGACCAAGCGACCGCCGTTCTACGCAACTGCATCAAAATCGAGACGGTTCCGGATCCGATTGCACCCGTCGAAGCCATTCTTAGACGATGTCCTAAGGATCAG ATGATGACTCGGTATGGAATTCCtactttcgtcgacgtgcacgATTTTGTGAGTCATCTCGCGCGGCGAATGGGAAAACTCAAGAAAG GTGGCGTGcctgacgtcgacgcggcggcgcgtgCCGTGCTCAAGGATTGGAACAC GGGCCAGATTAAATTCTACACGCATCCGCCTGAGGCACGCTCGTTGCCCACTCATTTGTCCGCTGAAGTCGTGACGCAATGGAGCAAGGAGTTTGATTGG AAATCTCTCGAAgcggaagaaaaggagaacgtTCTAGGCGAAGTCGACGGAACTAGCGAGGGCATGGTTTTGGAAGCGAGTCAACCAGTTGACGCAATGAGTACCGAAAAAGCGGACAGTACGCCCACG GTCGATGATCTCGAGAACGAAGATTCTATTGTTCCCGAGTTGATGGATGAGGAAGAG GCGATGACGGTCAAAGCGCAATTACGCGAGACGAGGAAATCGAAGGCAAAACAACAGACGTTATCAAAGAGAGACCGGAGACGCGATGACGCTCTCAGCAAACTAAACCctcaaacaaacaaaataataaagaaa TCAgtaaaggagaagaaaagatcGAAAAGGAAGTTTGAGAAAG TGGTTGACAAGCTGGGAGAGAGCACAGAAGCCCTGTCATTGAGTGCGAAAAAGAGCGAAGCGTACAGTTTTGAGGAGCACTTCAAATTCTAA
- the LOC136186288 gene encoding guanine nucleotide-binding protein-like 3 homolog isoform X2, with protein MTHELASALNARKFRLTLDISRLEAYTGTSRRSSMVRPKKKSHRIPCRKKYKIEKKIREHHRKEKKAAKKRSHPRRTKDPGIPNQFPFKEELLKEAEERKRRKIEEANAKRKQKRIGIKSLARVQEDASRRNETFEKMKADEGVSSGGGSYSDASKKAYYKEFRKVVNAADVVLEVLDARDPMGCRCPQVEEAVVACGNQKRLVLVLNKIDLVPTKNVELWLKHLRNEFPTVAFKASTQTQKQHLSQSKVATSLAPTSLLSSKQCLGADTLMKLLANYCRSAGIRTSIRVGVVGFPNVGKSSLINSLKRTKVCGVGATPGVTKTMQEIQLDKHVRLIDSPGIVLASRFDQATAVLRNCIKIETVPDPIAPVEAILRRCPKDQMMTRYGIPTFVDVHDFVSHLARRMGKLKKGGVPDVDAAARAVLKDWNTGQIKFYTHPPEARSLPTHLSAEVVTQWSKEFDWKSLEAEEKENVLGEVDGTSEGMVLEASQPVDAMSTEKADSTPTVDDLENEDSIVPELMDEEEAMTVKAQLRETRKSKAKQQTLSKRDRRRDDALSKLNPQTNKIIKKSVKEKKRSKRKFEKVVDKLGESTEALSLSAKKSEAYSFEEHFKF; from the exons ATGACGCACGAACTTGCATCAGCCCTCAACGCGAGAAAATTTCGTCTCACACTAGATATTTCGAGATTGGAG gCTTATACGGGCACCTCGCGAAGATCAAGCATGGTTCGTCCGA aaaagaagagtcaTCGTATTCCTTGTCGAAAGAAATACAAaatcgagaaaaaa ATTCGAGAGCATCAtcggaaagagaaaaaggccGCAAAAAAGAGATCCCATCCAA GACGTACAAAGGATCCTGGTATCCCAAATCAATTTCCTTTCAAAGAGGAATTGCTTAAAGAGGCGgaagagcgaaaacgacgcaaa ATTGAAGAGGCGAAcgcaaaacgaaaacaaaagCGAATCGGAATCAAATCATTGGCAAGGGTGCAAGAAGATGCGAGTCGACGCAATGAAACGTTTGAGAAAATG AAAGCAGACGAAGGCGTGTCATCCGGTGGTGGCTCATATTCAG ACGCCTCGAAAAAGGCATATTACAAAGAATTCAGAAAG GTGGTCAATGCGGCCGACGTTGTCTTGGAAGTCCTGGATGCGCGAGATCCCATGGGCTGTCGATGCCCCCAG GTGGAAGAAGCCGTTGTTGCTTGCGGAAACCAAAAGCGGTTGGTCTTGGTTTTGAATAAAATAG ATCTCGTGCCCACGAAGAATGTGGAACTGTGGCTCAAGCACCTGAGGAATGAATTTCCAACCGTGGCATTCAAAGCATCGACGCAAACGCAGAAACAGCACCTG tcCCAAAGCAAAGTAGCTACATCATTGGCCCCCACGTCGCTTCTAAGCAGCAAACAATGCCTCGGAGCGGACACCCTCATGAAACTGTTGGCTAATTATTGCCGAAGCGCGGGAATTCGGACGTCAATCCGAGTTGGCGTCGTAG GTTTTCCCAATGTGGGCAAGAGCAG TCTCATAAACAGtttgaagagaacgaaggtATGCGGCGTGGGAGCGACACCAGGAGTGACTAA gaCCATGCAGGAGATCCAGCTGGACAAACACGTTCGTCTAATCGATAGTCCGGGAATCGTTCTAGCATCGCGTTTCGACCAAGCGACCGCCGTTCTACGCAACTGCATCAAAATCGAGACGGTTCCGGATCCGATTGCACCCGTCGAAGCCATTCTTAGACGATGTCCTAAGGATCAG ATGATGACTCGGTATGGAATTCCtactttcgtcgacgtgcacgATTTTGTGAGTCATCTCGCGCGGCGAATGGGAAAACTCAAGAAAG GTGGCGTGcctgacgtcgacgcggcggcgcgtgCCGTGCTCAAGGATTGGAACAC GGGCCAGATTAAATTCTACACGCATCCGCCTGAGGCACGCTCGTTGCCCACTCATTTGTCCGCTGAAGTCGTGACGCAATGGAGCAAGGAGTTTGATTGG AAATCTCTCGAAgcggaagaaaaggagaacgtTCTAGGCGAAGTCGACGGAACTAGCGAGGGCATGGTTTTGGAAGCGAGTCAACCAGTTGACGCAATGAGTACCGAAAAAGCGGACAGTACGCCCACG GTCGATGATCTCGAGAACGAAGATTCTATTGTTCCCGAGTTGATGGATGAGGAAGAG GCGATGACGGTCAAAGCGCAATTACGCGAGACGAGGAAATCGAAGGCAAAACAACAGACGTTATCAAAGAGAGACCGGAGACGCGATGACGCTCTCAGCAAACTAAACCctcaaacaaacaaaataataaagaaa TCAgtaaaggagaagaaaagatcGAAAAGGAAGTTTGAGAAAG TGGTTGACAAGCTGGGAGAGAGCACAGAAGCCCTGTCATTGAGTGCGAAAAAGAGCGAAGCGTACAGTTTTGAGGAGCACTTCAAATTCTAA
- the LOC136186295 gene encoding EKC/KEOPS complex subunit Tprkb-like — protein sequence MEEERTRLFQLDLEPSVYVGLALFTDVKNAADLRKKVADGNLTGALLEPKMIVETFQVLVAANKTVQALNRKCMKTRGIHTEIIYNLSPTRSITDSLKKFAIGDESTSVLLAVVDEASGTMLRDACRHVDGHLAHLDDLVDLADSARIRSVYKIGDNELRIGSLLDAVVMRMATKDNR from the coding sequence ATGGAGGAAGAACGTACGCGACTTTTTCAACTCGATCTCGAGCCTTCGGTGTACGTGGGCTTGGCCCTATTcaccgacgtcaaaaatgcGGCCGATCTCCGAAAGAAAGTCGCCGACGGAAATCTAACAGGCGCCCTTCTCGAACCGAAAATGATCGTCGAAACATTTCAAGTTCTCGTCGCGGCAAACAAAACCGTTCAAGCGCTCAATCGCAAGTGCATGAAAACGCGCGGCATCCACACGGAAATCATCTACAATCTCTCTCCAACGCGCAGCATAACGGACTCGTTGAAAAAGTTCGCTATAGGGGACGAAAGCACGAGCGTTctgctcgccgtcgtcgacgaagcgagcGGAACGATGCTACGCGACGCCTGTCGGCACGTCGACGGCCATCTCGCACatctcgacgatctcgtcgatttggccGATAGCGCGCGCATTCGAAGTGTCTACAAAATCGGCGACAATGAATTGCGAATCGGATcgcttctcgacgccgtcgtcatgaGAATGGCCACGAAGGACAATCGTTGA
- the LOC136186297 gene encoding ragulator complex protein LAMTOR5 homolog, with the protein MESALDKQLDESMAQTGVVGVMCVDQKGLCLGVRGNSTPEGAGHVATLANKARELAPYGVEPVVVLESPGCNVLIKQHNGITLAVNKVL; encoded by the exons ATGGAGAGTGCATTGGACAAGCAGTTGGACGAATC AATGGCTCAAACAGGAGTCGTTGGCGTGATGTGCGTCGATCAGAAGGGTCTCTGCTTGGGAG TTCGAGGCAACTCGACACCCGAAGGAGCCGGTCACGTGGCCACATTGGCGAACAAAGCTCGAGAACTCGCTCCATACGGAGTAGaacccgtcgtcgttctcgaatCGCCAGGATG CAACGTTTTGATCAAACAGCACAATGGAATTACGCTAGCAGTTAATAAAGTTCTCTAA
- the LOC136186289 gene encoding uncharacterized protein → MSTHQLPGLHPYLPKIETNNVMSRYLKSDGWYLLRPSFSNEGLFSICVTYGGAVKHFRILQDANNQQYYVSAKRFPTIRDLLIYYGQSPLKSKNCQVYLTHAIPVDRDLEREHMRAQGIAEPVPPKQSHVVHSRPLPAVPPQSPSSAVTSRPLPQVPENVENQLLRRQTWSPSNPRRGVKGTGTATTIPRKSTKGGKGPKGPLAPGWSEHFSDKYKRPYYYNTDTGETVWKRPTIPEGKNPQEGDSNYVTMVENTARAPDVPAKTPQQGRGVPLPQPSFQQQALPPLPGRPTASTPRQRRAPPMPPPQETTLNERAPPPLPPSKSSPPLSRGPPPVPGRGKDDAPPPIPGRISRKDVPPPLPPTPTRSAATVPPPSIPDRRGPPPPPVPGRGVRAADAPPPPIPRNTDSSAAPPPVPGRGGGGGGDEPPPPPIPRETTAPPPPLPPSSKPSSKPPPLPPMNSVDESPPPLPAAAPAPPPPLPIPSSAAVPPPPPPPPSLPPPEPSDVLLSSSPSSSRRSSGGSTTPVSPASSVSSLLNEIKSFGGTGGKLRAMSLREVPSQTSTAEQAQEGDIIAALKNKLMKITNAVQNESDEEFEEMEDEDDWD, encoded by the exons ATGAGCACTCATCAATTGCCAGGCCTTCATCCTTATCTCCCCAAAATCGAA aCGAACAATGTTATGAGTCGATATCTGAAGTCAGACGGTTGGTATCTCCTTCGACCGAGTTTTTCCAACGAGGGGCTCTTTTCTATTTGCGTGAC ATACGGTGGCGCCGTGAAACACTTTCGAATACTTCAAGATGCCAACAATCAGCAATACTATGTATCAGCGAAGCGATTTCCCACAATTCGCGATCTGCTCATCTATTACGGTCAATCGCCATTGAAATCAAAGAACTGTCAGGTCTATCTTACTCACGCTATACCCGTTGATCGGGATTTGGAAAGGGAACACATGAGAGCGCAGGGTATCGCCGAACCCGTGCCACCTAAACAGTCCC ATGTGGTGCACTCGAGGCCGCTTCCCGCCGTTCCGCCTCAGTCGCCATCGTCCGCCGTGACGAGTCGACCGCTTCCCCAAGTGCCAGAAAACgtagaaaatcaattattgcGAAGGCAAACGTGGAGTCCGAGTAACCCTCGAAGGGGAGTAAAGGGAACggggacggcgacgacgattcctaGAAAGAGCACGAAAGGAGGAAAGGGGCCAAAGGGGCCTCTTGCACCCGGTTGGTCCGAACACTTCAGCGACAAATACAAACGCCCGTATTACTACAATACGGACACAGGAGAAACAGTATGGAAAAGGCCCACAATTCCCGAAGGAAAAAATCCTCAAGAAGGCGACAGTAATTACGTCACGATGGTGGAGAATACAGCAAGAGCACCAGATGTACCAGCAAAAACTCCACAGCAAGGGAGAGGGGTTCCATTACCTCAGCCTTCTTTTCAACAGCAAGCATTGCCGCCCTTACCAGGACGCCCAACTGCGTCTACGCCAAGACAGCGACGTGCTCCGCCCATGCCGCCGCCACAGGAAACGACGTTGAATGAGAGAGCACCTCCGCCTCTACCGCCATCTAAGAGTTCGCCTCCACTGTCTCGAGGACCGCCACCTGTCCCTGGAAGAGGCAAAGATGACGCCCCGCCACCAATTCCCGGAAGGATATCGAGAAAAGATGTTCCGCCCCCGTTGCCGCCAACGCCAACACGAAGTGCAGCGACGGTCCCACCGCCGTCAATACCAGACCGGCGAGgaccgcctccgcctccggTGCCAGGAAGAGGAGTTCGAGCTGCAGATGCTCCTCCACCCCCTATTCCCAGAAATACAGATTCCTCAGCTGCACCGCCGCCGGTGCCgggacgcggcggcggcggcggcggcgatgaaccgccgccaccgcccaTTCCACGCGAGACAACAGCCCCACCACCGCCCTTACCTCCATCGTCAAAACCAAGCAGCAAACCTCCTCCTTTGCCTCCAATGAATTCCGTCGAtgaatcgccgccgccgcttcctgCTGCTGCaccagcgccgccgccgcctcttccTATTCCATCTTCCGCTGCTgttccgcctccgccgccgccaccacctTCGCTCCCACCACCCGAACCATCAGATGTTCTCCTCTCATCGTCACCGTCATCAAGTCGTCGTAGCAGTGGCGGATCAACGACGCCCGtgtcgccggcgtcgtctgTGTCAAGTTTGCTCAATGAAATCAAATCGTTTGGTGGAACGGGAGGAAAATTGAGAGCAATGTCCCTTCGAGAAGTGCCGTCGCAGACGTCCACTGCTGAACAAGCGCAAGAGGGCGACATCATTGCAGCGCTGAAGAACAAACTGATGAAAATAACGAACGCTGTACAGAATGAGTCTGATGAAGAATtcgaagaaatggaagatgaagacgattgggattag
- the LOC136186293 gene encoding uncharacterized protein isoform X2 has product MRNCALGSGTYRDYFQVEVGPCDIYVTNEPNRIALKFKHKEDAIFCKKRFQNRSVMGSNLLDISLSNKEKSTYRPRYHNWPKADESKIVPSRSSKRAKRVNLPDDCDDDDDDDDFGKLPAAVPMELAESSAPLQIKIKSEPRDLGENWQESSEEKKIGHLPPLSPPPAPKRILSGISVEPSLINPVHPQSTITLDQKVEFDMSCQKAIDCLSKRRDIIEESLYHDAEILGLSAELMSKVCPKYKEHLLRLLQLSLEDLFSEYVTKLEEDAQLLCENLHKSK; this is encoded by the exons ATGCGCAATTGCGCATTGGGATCAGGCACTTACCG CGATTATTTTCAAGTCGAAGTAGGCCCGTGTGACATTTACGTGACAAACGAACCGAATCGAATCGCTTTAAAGTTCAAACACAAAGAAGACGCCATTTTCTGCAAGAAAAG ATTTCAAAACAGGTCAGTCATGGGCAGCAATCTATTAGACATATCGTTAtcgaacaaagaaaaatcgacttATCGGCCTCGGTATCACAATTGGCCCAAGGCtgatgaatcaaagatcgtTCCATCGAGAAGTAGCAAGAGAGCAAAGCGCGTCAACCTCCCGGATGACtgcgatgatgacgacgacgatgatgatttTGGCAAGCTTCCCGCCGCAGTGCCAATGGAATTGGCTGAGAGCAGCGCTCCTTtgcaaataaaaataaaaagtgaACCTCGTGACTTGGGAGAAAATTGGCAGGAGTCatccgaagaaaaaaaaattggtcaccttcctcctctttctcctcctcctgctcCAAAAAGAATTCTTTCTGGAATTTCTGTTGAGCCGTCac TTATTAACCCCGTTCACCCGCAGTCCACCATCACTCTAGATCAAAAAGTTGAATTTGATATGTCTTGTCAGAAGGCAATAGATTGTCTATCCAAAAGAAGAGATATAATTGAAGAG TCTCTGTATCATGACGCTGAAATTCTTGGGCTTTCAGCTGAACTAATGTCAAA AGTCTGTCCCAAGTACAAGGAACACTTACTGAGATTGCTGCAGTTATCATTGGAAGATCTCTTCTCTGAGTATGTGACAAAATTGGAGGAAGACGCTCAGTTGCTATGCGAGAACTTGCATAAATCCAAATAA
- the LOC136186293 gene encoding uncharacterized protein isoform X1 — MNELRVASFVGFPDDICVGDVRDYFQVEVGPCDIYVTNEPNRIALKFKHKEDAIFCKKRFQNRSVMGSNLLDISLSNKEKSTYRPRYHNWPKADESKIVPSRSSKRAKRVNLPDDCDDDDDDDDFGKLPAAVPMELAESSAPLQIKIKSEPRDLGENWQESSEEKKIGHLPPLSPPPAPKRILSGISVEPSLINPVHPQSTITLDQKVEFDMSCQKAIDCLSKRRDIIEESLYHDAEILGLSAELMSKVCPKYKEHLLRLLQLSLEDLFSEYVTKLEEDAQLLCENLHKSK, encoded by the exons ATGAACGAGCTTCGAGTTGCTTCCTTTGTTGGATTTCCCGACGATATTTGCGTCGGGGACGTTCG CGATTATTTTCAAGTCGAAGTAGGCCCGTGTGACATTTACGTGACAAACGAACCGAATCGAATCGCTTTAAAGTTCAAACACAAAGAAGACGCCATTTTCTGCAAGAAAAG ATTTCAAAACAGGTCAGTCATGGGCAGCAATCTATTAGACATATCGTTAtcgaacaaagaaaaatcgacttATCGGCCTCGGTATCACAATTGGCCCAAGGCtgatgaatcaaagatcgtTCCATCGAGAAGTAGCAAGAGAGCAAAGCGCGTCAACCTCCCGGATGACtgcgatgatgacgacgacgatgatgatttTGGCAAGCTTCCCGCCGCAGTGCCAATGGAATTGGCTGAGAGCAGCGCTCCTTtgcaaataaaaataaaaagtgaACCTCGTGACTTGGGAGAAAATTGGCAGGAGTCatccgaagaaaaaaaaattggtcaccttcctcctctttctcctcctcctgctcCAAAAAGAATTCTTTCTGGAATTTCTGTTGAGCCGTCac TTATTAACCCCGTTCACCCGCAGTCCACCATCACTCTAGATCAAAAAGTTGAATTTGATATGTCTTGTCAGAAGGCAATAGATTGTCTATCCAAAAGAAGAGATATAATTGAAGAG TCTCTGTATCATGACGCTGAAATTCTTGGGCTTTCAGCTGAACTAATGTCAAA AGTCTGTCCCAAGTACAAGGAACACTTACTGAGATTGCTGCAGTTATCATTGGAAGATCTCTTCTCTGAGTATGTGACAAAATTGGAGGAAGACGCTCAGTTGCTATGCGAGAACTTGCATAAATCCAAATAA